The region GTATACGGCATGATTATGAACTTTGAACATATTTATTCAATTTTATAAGATTCGAGCATTTTCTCCTTGACCCTGACATGATGTCATACTTTATCCTTGGTTTTAGAAGGGAACAATGATGGCACAATGGCGCATTAAAGAAATGAGCGATTTGACCAAAATATCGGTCCGCATGTTGCGGTACTATGATAAAACTGGTTTGCTCAAACCGTCGGTACGCTCGGCAAACGGGTACCGCTGGTACACTGAACAGGACCTGGCAACGTTGCAGCAAATATTAGCACTCAAGTTTTTTGGTTTTAACTTGAGCCAGATAAAAACCATGTTGCAACACAAGCTGGGTATTCGTGAGCATCTACAAGCACAGCGCTTCATGCTTCATGAGCAAATTGAGCAGCTTACGCAGTCTCAAGAAGCGTTGAATGTGGTTCTTAAGCGTCTTGGGTCGTCAGGCACTCCCGATTGGAATGATTTAATTTCACTAATCGAAAGGTATCGTATGGCAGAAGATGTTAAAAAAACATGGTTCGGTAAGAATCTTGATAAAGCGCAACTTGCCGAGTGGCTGGAAATTCGCTCGCAACATCCCAAAGAATATGAGAAATGGGAAGAGCTCATTGCACAAGTTAACGACATGAAGTTTGGGGCACCAGAAAGCGCGCAAGCACAACGCATGCTTGAGCAGATGCTGACAATTACCAAAACAATCAAAGACACCTTTGCCCAACAACGTAAGTTGAATGCCGGTATTTTGCGCAGTGTTCGTGCTGGTAAAATTTCAAGCATGCCGCTTACGCCAGAAGCTCAGCAGTGGTTTAGCAAGGCATCTTTGATTTTTTGGCTTGGTCGTTGGAATAGTTTATATCAAGAGATTTTAAAAAATCTTAAAGCTGATCCAGCGGGAGCTGAGGGTAAAAAAGTTGCACAAGAATGGCGCAATCTTATTACCGAACAGCTTGTTGGTACCTCGCCAGATTTGGTTATAGGAACCATGTTGTGGCAAGATATGGCACGGCAAAAGAGTGAGTTGGAAGAGCAAAAAACACTATCAACCGCTCAGGATATGGTTAAGAAGATTCATGTTGAATTGTTCTTTAACCCTGAAGCATTGAGTTGGATTGAAGTGGCGCTCAATTCGCATTAATAGCTTGTAGAAGCGAGGGCTGGTCGGTTAGCGGCTGGCCCTTTTTTAACGTTTAATTTTTGGTGGGGCTTTCATGATTGATTGGATAAATATTCTTGTTATTGGCAT is a window of Candidatus Babeliales bacterium DNA encoding:
- a CDS encoding MerR family transcriptional regulator, which gives rise to MMAQWRIKEMSDLTKISVRMLRYYDKTGLLKPSVRSANGYRWYTEQDLATLQQILALKFFGFNLSQIKTMLQHKLGIREHLQAQRFMLHEQIEQLTQSQEALNVVLKRLGSSGTPDWNDLISLIERYRMAEDVKKTWFGKNLDKAQLAEWLEIRSQHPKEYEKWEELIAQVNDMKFGAPESAQAQRMLEQMLTITKTIKDTFAQQRKLNAGILRSVRAGKISSMPLTPEAQQWFSKASLIFWLGRWNSLYQEILKNLKADPAGAEGKKVAQEWRNLITEQLVGTSPDLVIGTMLWQDMARQKSELEEQKTLSTAQDMVKKIHVELFFNPEALSWIEVALNSH